The Natrinema pellirubrum DSM 15624 region GCGGGCGGCGGCGTGATCTCCGTCCGTCGGTAGTGGTCGCGAAATCGCCCGCGAAGATAGGCCCTCGTTCGCTCTTCCATACGATTGGCCTACTCGGGGTGGGGCCGGTATAATTGTATTGGACTGGCCGCGCGACGGGCGGGACGGGGCGGCTCGAGCGGTTCGCCGACGGCGGCGGTCACGGGCTCGAACGGCGCTCAGTCGTCGCCGGGCCGAGTCGCGGGGCCATTGACCGTGACGAAGCCGTCGCCGCGGAGGATCCGTTCGACACGGCCGTGCCAGTCCTTGGCGAAGGCCGCACGTTCCTCGGCCGTCGCTTCGCCGTCGATCAGCGACTGGAGGTGCCGCGTGCCCGGCCCGGCCTCCGGAATCGCCGTCGTGTCGTAGGTGACCCGGACGGTCTCGTCGGTGTCGGTGCGGGTGAACTCAAAGGTGACGCCGTCGGTGCCGATCGCCCCGAACCGGAGCAGGTCTTTCCGACCGCCGTGGCCGCCTGCCAAGCCCGCGAAGCCGTCCTCGCCGGCGGCCCCGGTCACGTACGAGAGCAGCCGCGACGTGACGCCGTAGGCGGGGTCGTTCCGCGGGCCGCCCGCGAGAACTTCGATCTCGCTCCGGACCGGGAGCGAGTCCGGGTACAGCGCCTCGAGGCCGTCCCGTGCCATTCGGTACGCCCCCGCCGCCGTGGGACAGGAGTGGCCCGCCGCCTTCACCACGTCCTCGTAGGTGATGACGATCGGGTCGCCCGGCTCGAGGACGGCCAGCGCCTCCGCGGCGGGGTCGCGCAGCCGAATCGGTTCGATATCGTCGTAGTCGATCGCCCAGTTCGTTCGGTCGGTGTCGTTGGTCGTCTCTGTCATTGTGGATTCGAAGATCGCATCGGTCGGTAGTCAGTACCGCAGCAACCGCATCCCGTTCAGGATCACCAGCAACACGCTGGCGATGTGAAGCAACATCCCGGCGGCCATGTGGACGGCCCCGGCGACGACGCCGGCCAGCAGCAGGCCAACCGTCGCGACGGCGATCGCAACGTTTTCCGAGACGTTCCGGCGGGTCGCCTTGCTGAGCCCAACGGCCTCGGGAACCCGCTCGAGGTCGTCGGCCAGCAGCGCCATGTCGGCGGTCTCGATGGCCGCATCGGTGCCCGCAGCGCCCATCGCGACCCCGACGTCGGCGGTTGCGAGCGACGGCGCGTCGTTGATGCCGTCGCCGACCATCGCCACGACGTGGCCCTCGGCCCGGAGCGACTCGATGGCGTCTCGCTTCTCCTCGGGCAGCAGTTCGGCCCGGTAGTCCTCGATTCCGACCGCCTCGGCGACCGACCGCGCGGTGCGTTCGTTGTCGCCGGTCAGCATCACCGTGCGGACGCCGGTATCTTCCAGGGCCGCCACGGCGTCGCTCGCTGCGGGTCGGAGTTCGTCCCGTATCGAGACGACACCGACGACCTCGCCCTCGAGGGCAACGTAGACCGCCGTCTCGCCGGCCGCCTCGCGTTCGCGGGCATGAGCCGCGATCTCCGACGGGACCTCGAGCCCGCGGTCGGCGAGGAGCGCGCGGTTGCCGACCGCGATCGTCCGGCCGTCGTACCGGGCGACGACGCCCTTGCCCGCGACGACGTCGAAGGCCTCGGGATCGGAGACCGTCGGCCCGTCGGGCTCGGGGCCGGCCGAATCCCCCGCGCGGTCGGTGACGACGCCGCCGTCGGTGGCGGTCCCGCGAGCGGTGCCCTCGCCAGCCCGAGCGGCCGCGAGGATCGCGTCAGCGAGGTGGTGTTCGCTCTTCTTTTCGGCGATGGCCGCGGAGCGAAGCACGTCGTCATCGGCGACCCCGAATCCGTCGACGTTCGCGACGGCCGGCTCGCCCTTGGTCAGGGTGCCGGTCTTGTCGAACGCGACGCAGTCGATCTTTCCGGCGGTCTCGAGGTGTTCCCCGCCTTTCAGCAGGACGCCGGAGCGGGCGGCCGAGCCGATGGCGCTGACGATGCTGACCGGCGGCCCGATGACCAGGGCACCGGGACAGCCGATGACAAGCAGCGTCAGCGACGTGACGGCGTTGCCGGTGATCGCGTACGTTCCGACCGCCAGCACGACGATCGCGGGCGTGTAGTACCGTGCGAAGCGCTCGATGATCGTCTCCGTCGGCGCTTGCGCTTCCTGTGCCTCCTCGACCCGGCGGATGATCCGCTCGAGGGTCGTGTCCCGGCCGGTGTCGGTCGCGACGACCTCGAGTGCCCCCGCTTGGTTGATCGTCCCGGCGTAGACTTCGTCGCCCGCGGACTTGCGGACGGGCGCGCTCTCGCCGGTCACGGGCGACTGGTCGATCGCGCTCTCACCGTCGGTAACCTCGCCGTCGACGGGCACTTTCGCGCCGGGTTTGACGATCACGGTCTCGCCCGGTTCGACCTCGCGGGCGGGAACCTCGACAGTCTCGCCGTCGCGGCGGACGATCGCCGTATCGGGGGCCAACTCGAGCAACTCCTCGAGGGCCGACCGGGTCTTGGCCATCGTCCGAGCCTCGAGGTAGTTGCCGAGCGAGAACAGGAAGACGACGGCGGCGGCCTCCCAGTACTCGCCGATGACGATCGCTCCGACCGCGGCCAGCGTGACGAGGGTGTTGATACCGACGGTGCCGCTTCGAAGGGTGTAAAAGGCCTTCTTCGCGACGTCGTAGCCGCCGACGGCCGCGGCGAGGATCAGCAGTCCCGCGCTCAGCAGGGCCACGTCGTGGAGGGTGCCGACGGTCCAGCCGACCGAAAGCAACAGGCCGCTCGCCGCGACGACGATCGGTTGCCGGTGGGCGCGAACGTATCGCTTGGCGTTCACGTTTCGTCACCGCACCCGGGGGGTATACCCCTGTTTCGTGATGGTTCGCTCGAGGGCGTCCGTCTCGACGACACCGTCGTCGTACTCGATCTCGACGCGGCCGGTCGTGTAGTGGACCTCGACGCGGTCGACGCCGTCGGTTTTCGACAGCGCCCGCTCGACGTTGCTCGCACAGGTCGGACAGTCGAAGTCGGTCACGCGGTATTCGATCTCGGTCATCGTTGCTCGAGTGAGTATAGGGACCCCGTTCGTAAATACATCACCCAAATGACTTGTTTGGTCGCACGGACGGGGGATTCCGCCGGTGAAACGACTCGTCTAGACGGCGGGCCAGTCTCGACCGACACACTGTGGGACGTCGCTTCTGCTGTCCCGATCGCAGAACACTGTCTCGATTCGGATCCGTTCGTCGACGACTCATGCAACAATGTCATTTTTTGAATACGGGTGCGCTCTCTCGAGGGCGTTCGGCTGAATCACTTTTACCGTTCGACGCCCAACCACGACCACTCAATGGCCGAATTCACCTCGGACGTGACGATCGAGGACATCGCGGTCCGGGACACGAACGTCTCGAGCGCCGTCGACGAACCGCTGCGCGCGATGATCCTCGACATGCTG contains the following coding sequences:
- a CDS encoding FmdE family protein → MTETTNDTDRTNWAIDYDDIEPIRLRDPAAEALAVLEPGDPIVITYEDVVKAAGHSCPTAAGAYRMARDGLEALYPDSLPVRSEIEVLAGGPRNDPAYGVTSRLLSYVTGAAGEDGFAGLAGGHGGRKDLLRFGAIGTDGVTFEFTRTDTDETVRVTYDTTAIPEAGPGTRHLQSLIDGEATAEERAAFAKDWHGRVERILRGDGFVTVNGPATRPGDD
- a CDS encoding heavy metal translocating P-type ATPase; this translates as MNAKRYVRAHRQPIVVAASGLLLSVGWTVGTLHDVALLSAGLLILAAAVGGYDVAKKAFYTLRSGTVGINTLVTLAAVGAIVIGEYWEAAAVVFLFSLGNYLEARTMAKTRSALEELLELAPDTAIVRRDGETVEVPAREVEPGETVIVKPGAKVPVDGEVTDGESAIDQSPVTGESAPVRKSAGDEVYAGTINQAGALEVVATDTGRDTTLERIIRRVEEAQEAQAPTETIIERFARYYTPAIVVLAVGTYAITGNAVTSLTLLVIGCPGALVIGPPVSIVSAIGSAARSGVLLKGGEHLETAGKIDCVAFDKTGTLTKGEPAVANVDGFGVADDDVLRSAAIAEKKSEHHLADAILAAARAGEGTARGTATDGGVVTDRAGDSAGPEPDGPTVSDPEAFDVVAGKGVVARYDGRTIAVGNRALLADRGLEVPSEIAAHAREREAAGETAVYVALEGEVVGVVSIRDELRPAASDAVAALEDTGVRTVMLTGDNERTARSVAEAVGIEDYRAELLPEEKRDAIESLRAEGHVVAMVGDGINDAPSLATADVGVAMGAAGTDAAIETADMALLADDLERVPEAVGLSKATRRNVSENVAIAVATVGLLLAGVVAGAVHMAAGMLLHIASVLLVILNGMRLLRY
- a CDS encoding heavy-metal-associated domain-containing protein; translated protein: MTEIEYRVTDFDCPTCASNVERALSKTDGVDRVEVHYTTGRVEIEYDDGVVETDALERTITKQGYTPRVR